The genomic DNA GGCGGAGCGTGCACGCGCGCTCGGGATCTGGGGCGGGATCGCGAGCGCGGGCTTCGCCGCGGGCCCGCCGGTCGGCGGCCTGCTCGCGACCAGCTCCGGCTGGCGTGCCGTGTTCTGGGTCGGCGCGCCCATCGCGATCGTCGCCGGAATCACCGTCGCGCGGTCCGTACCCGACTCGCCCCGTCACGTCCGCCCGCTCGATGTGCGGGGCGCGACGCTCGGTGCCGCCACCCTCGCCTTCGGCACGGCCGCCCTGATCGAGCTGGGCCAGGGCCGCGCAGCACTCGCGCTCGCCCTCGCCGCCGCCGCGACCGGCACGGCCCGGGTGTTCACGCTGACCCAGCGATCAGCCCGCAGCCCGCTGATCCCGCGCGGCGTGCTCGCGCGCGGACCCTTCCGCGGTGCCGCCCTCACCGGGCTGGTGTTCAACTTCGCGCTCTACGGCGCCCTCCTCGTGGTCGGCTTGGCACTGCAGGACGTGCACGGCCTCACCGCTCTGCAGACGGGTGCGGCGATCCTGCCGATGACGATCGTCGTCGCGCTCGGCTCCACCACTAGCGGCTTCGTCACCGCCCGGACGGGTCCTCGCGCGCCGATGGTCGCCGGATTCGCCTCCGCCGGGGCGGGCGCGCTGGTCGTGGCGGCCGGTGCGGCGCACCCCGCCGCGATCGTGACCGGGATGGGGCTGATCGGCCTCGCCTCCCTCGCGATGCCCGCCATGACATCGGTAGCGCTCGCCGCCGCACCACCACAGCACGCCGGCCTCGCCGTAGCCGTCCTCAACTGCGCCCGCCAGGCGGGCGGTGCGCTCGGGATCGCCGCTTTCGGCGCGCTGTACAACGCCGCGGGCCGATCGTCGGCGGCGGTATCGCTGACCTTCACCGTGGTCGCGGCCATACTCGTGGTCGGGGTGGCAACCAGCATCGGTGCCACCGTGCCGGATCGGGAGGAGGCGACCTGCGATGTCGGGTGATGCGGACCTCGCCGGCGTCGGCGAACTCTTCGCCGACCGCACTCGCAGCCGGATCCTCCTCTCGCTGGTGGGCGGCCGCGAGCTCGCCGCCGGCGTCCTCGCCGACGAGGCGGGAGTCTCCCGCCCGACAGCGAGTGGTCATCTGCGCAAGCTGGTCGACGGTGGGCTGCTGGCCGTGCGCGCGGAGGGCCGGCACCGCTGGTATCGGATCGCCGGCCCGGAGGTCGCCGACCTCGTCGAACGTCTCGCCGCGCTCGCCCCGCCGCAGCCGGTCTCCTCACTCAAAGCCACAACCCGCGCCGAGCGGCTGCGCACCGCCCGCACCTGCTACGACCACTTCGCCGGGCGGCTCGGCGTCGCCCTCATGGGCTCGCTCCTCGATCACGGGCGCCTCAGCGGCGGCGACGGTCTCTTCCACGCCGACGGTGCCGATCGACCCGCCTCCGCGGGGCGCGACCTCGACTACCGGCTCACCGACGACGGGCGCGCCTTCCTCACGGATCTGGGTGTCGCACTGCCCGACAGCGGCACCCGCCCCGCCGTGCGGTACTGCATCGACTGGACGGAGACCCGACACCACCTCGCCGGCGGCGCCGGCCGGGCGCTGTGCGACCGCTTCTTCGCCGCGGGCTGGGCCGAGCGGTTGCCGGTGTACCGCGCCGTCCGCGTGACCGGGGCCGGCGAACGGGTCCTGGCACGGCGCTTCGGGATCGACTGGCCCGCCTGAACCGTCACCGGAGCAGGGCCGCTGTCATCGCGACCGTCACCACCACGAGGAGCCCGACGTACCAGCGGGCGTGCGCGCGATCGGACACGTGGGGGCCGCGGCGCCGCAGCACGACGATCACCGGCAGCGATCCCGCGAGCAGCCCCGCCGCCGCGCGGATGTCCACCGCGCCCACGAAGCCGGCGCCGGCACCGCCGGGACGGCCGCCCGAGAGCAGTAGGAAGACGACGGTCGCGGGTAGGGCCACCGCGAGGGTCAGCGGATTCGCGAGGGCCGTCGCCACCGCCATGCGGTGACCGGCCCTGCGCATCAGCGGAACCGTCACCACGCTGCCACCGACACCGAGGAGGGCCGCGACCGCCCCGATCGGGAGGCCCGTGCCGGGCCGGAAGGGCGGCGCACCGTCGGTGCCCGCGTGCAGGAATCCGGGCCGGGCGGTGACCGACACGATGGTCGCCACCAGGTACGTGACGAAGCCGACCGCGATGACGTCGCCGGGGACGTGCCGCGCCGCGACCGCGCCGAGCGCACCACCGAGCGCCAGGAGGCCGAGCAGGCGCCCGCTCCCCCGCAGGCCGGCGAGCACGGACCACGGCGTCGAGGCCGTCGCGACCGCTGCGGCGACCACCATCAGCACGGAGGACGTGGCGACCGCGACGCGCGGCGCGTCGGCGCCGAGGGCGGCGTCGGCCCACACGAGCACGGGTACCGCGACGAAGCCGCCGCCGAAACCGAACAGAGCAGTCGTGACGCCCGACGCGACGCCGACCAGAACCAGGATCAGTGCACTCACTGGTCCGAGTCCACCGGATCGCAGAGGCACCGGCAATCGATGGTCGGCGAGAAACCATCGAGTGTCGGTAGGGTGGGTCCATGCGGAACGTTCCGGTCGCGGCGCTGGAGGACCTGCCGCGCGATGTGCTCGCCGTCGGCACCGACTATCCCGATGGCTTCGAACAAGCCCCGCACCGTCACCGGCGCGCACAGTTCCTCTACGCCGCGACCGGCGTCATGGAGGTCGACACCGACGACGGGGCGTGGACCGTACCGACCGATCGCGCCGTGCTCATCCCGCCGGGTGTGACCCACGGTGTCCGCTACTCCGGCGTGAGCACCCGCAGCCTCTACATCGAGCCGGCGGCGGCGCCCTGGTGGCCGGCCCGCTGCACGGTGGTCGACGTGACGCCCCTGCTGCGCGAGCTCCTCCTCGCGGCGGTCGACATGCGGCCCGAGTACGACGCCGCCGGGCGCGACGGGGCCGTCGCGGCGCTCCTGCTGCACGAGATCGCCGCGCTCGCACCACTCCCGCTGCACGTCCCGTTCCCCGCCGACCCGGAGCTGCTCGCGCTGTGCCGGGAGTACCTCGCCGCGCCCGACGTGGCGGTCGACAACCGCGTGTGGGCCGCCCGCTGCGGCCGGAGCGAGCGCGCCTTCACCGCCCGGTTCCGCGCCGCGACCGGCTCGAGCCCGGCCTCCTGGCGCCGCCGGGCCCGCCTGCTCGCGGCGCTGCCGATGCTGCGCACGGCGACGGTCACGGAGACCGCCGAGCGACTGGGCTACGCGACTCCCGCCGCCTTCACGGCCGCGTTCACCGCGGAGTTCGGCACGCCGCCATCACGAGTCCGGCCGACGCCCCGAGGACATAGGGTCTCCCCATGACCGAACCTCTCCTGATCGAGCGCGACGGCCCCGTCGTCACCTGGACCCTGAACGACCCGGCCGCCCGGAATCCCGTCTCCGACGAGGCGATGATCGAGGCGATCGAGAACGCGGTCGACGCCGTGAACCGCGACGACGAGGTGCGGGTGGCGATCCTCACGGGCGCCGGCTCGGCGTTCAGCTCGGGCGGCAACGTCAAGCACATGCGCGACAAGGAGGGGATGTTCGGCGGCACCGCGGCGCAGCAGCGGCAGGGCTACCGGCACGGCATCCAGCGCATTCCCCGCGCGCTGTACCACTGCGAGGTCCCGACGGTGGCGGCCGTCAACGGCCCGGCGATCGGCGCGGGCTGCGATCTCGCGATGATGTGCGACCTGCGGGTGGCATCGACCCGGGCCGTCTTCGCCGAGAGCTTCGTCAAGGTCGGGCTCATTCCCGGCGACGGGGGTGCCTGGCTGCTGCCGCGCATCGTCGGCATGGCGCGCGCCACGGAGATGGCGCTCACCGGCGAGCCGGTCGACGCGGCCACCGCGCTGGACTGGGGCATGGTGTCCAGCGTGGTCGAGCCGGACGAGCTCCTGACCGCGGCGCGTGCGCTGGCCGCCCGGGTCGCCGCGAACCCGCCGCAGGCGCTGCGCATGACCAAGCGGCTGCTGCGCGAGGGCCAGCACCAGAGCCTGGACGCCCTGCTCGAACTGTCCGCGGCGATGCAGACGATCGCGCACTCCACCGCCGACCATCACGAGGCGGTCGCCGCGATGCTCGACAAGCGCCCGCCGCGGTTCACGGGTCACTGACCTCAGCGGAACCGAACCCCACAACGCTAGAACGCGTTATAGTCCGCGCATGGCGCTGGACTGGGATGCGACAGCAGACGTGGTGGTCGTGGGGTACGGAGGCGCGGGCGCCGCGGCAGCGCTGGCGGCCCGTGAATCCGGCGCCGACGTGCTCGCCATCGACCGCTACCTCGGCGGCGGCGCGACGAACCTCTCCGGCGGCATCGTCTACGCAGGCGGCGGCACCAGGATCCAGCGAGCGGCGGGCATCGATGACGATGCGGAGAACATGTTCTCGTACCTCCGTCTCGAGGTGGGCGAAGCGGTGTCCGAGGAGACCCTGCGACGCTTCTGCGAGCAGTCCCCGGCGATGATCGACTGGCTGATGGGACACGGCGTGCCCTTCGATCCGTCGCTGTGCCCGTTCAAGACGTCCTATCCCACCGACGACTACTACCTGTACTTCTCGGGCAGCGAGAACTCCGGCGGTTTCCGCGACGCGGCGACACCCCGCCCGCGCGGCCACCGCGCCCACGGGCCCGGCGTCTCCGGCAAGAAGCTCTACGGCCCGCTCGCCGCATCGGCCGCCGCCCACGGCGTCCGCGTGCGGACCGGGACCAGGGTGACCGGCCTCGTCGTCGAGAGCGGTCGGGTCGTGGGCGTCGAGGCGGTCACGATCGAGGACGCGCCGTCCGCGGTCCGCCGACGGTTCGCCGTCCTCACCCGGATCTCGGCGAAGCCCGGCGTCTACCACCAGGGGCTGCGCGCGACGATGCAGCGGCTACTGGCGCGGGTCGAGCGGCGCCACGGACGGCCGGTCCGCATCCGCGCCCGGTCCGGCGTCGTCCTCAGCACCGGCGGCTTCATCGCGAACGGCGCGATGGTCCGCGAGCACGCGCCGGGGTACCCCTGGTCGGAGGGCCTACCGCTGGGCACCGCCGGCGACGACGGGAGCGGCATCACCCTCGGACGCTCCGTCGGCGGCGCGACGGACCGCATGGACTCGCTCTCGAACTGGCGGTTCATCGCACCGCCGAGCGCGTACCTGGGCGCGCTCGCCGTCGACGCAGACGGTCGGCGCATGGTCGACGAATCGCGGTACGGCGCCGCATTGGGCGCCTCCATCGCGCAGGCGCCCGGACACCGCGCATGGCTGCTCGTGGACGCCGAGCTCGCGGCCCGGGCCCGCGAACAGATGCGCGGGCAGACCGTGTGGTTCCAGCGCCTCCAGCTCGAGCGGCTGCTGCGCATCGGCAGCGTCTCCGCCCCCACCGTCGAGGAGGCCGCGCGCCGCGCCGGGATCGACCCCGCCGGGCTGCGGCGCACCGTCGACGCGCACAACGACGCCATCGCGGAGGGCCGGCCCGATCCACTCGGCAAGCCCGACGACCTCCGCCGGCCCGCGCTCCGCGCGCCGTTCACTCTGCTCGACATCTCGTTCAGCGACCGGATGACGTACCCGATGCCGATGCTCACCCTGGGCGGGCTCGTGGTCGACGAGAAGACCGGCGCGGTCCGCACCGCGGCGGGCGAGCCCGTCGGCGGGCTGTTCGCGGCCGGGCGCACGGCCGTCGGGATCTGTTCGAACTCCTACGTCAGCGGACTCTCCCTGGCTGACTGCATCTTCTCCGGCCGGCGCGCCGGGACGCACGCCGCGGTGGCGGCGTCGGGGGCGCGCGACGGATCCCCGCAGGCCCCCTAGCGCCGCTCCCCCGCGGGCAGCGCCGGAGCCATCACCCAGAGCACACGCGCACCGTCGGGTCCCGCGGCGAAGACGTGCGGGCGCCCCGGATCGAAGGTCATCGCGTCGCCGACCCCCAACTCCACGCCGGGCTCCGGCGGGAACGCCAACCGCAGCGTGCCGCCCTGCACCAGGACGAACGACACCTCGGCCGGGAGGGAGTAGGCCTCGTCGCCGCTGCCGCCGCCCGGCGCGATCTCGCTCAGCAGCACCTGCACGCGCCGTTCCCCCGACGGCGTGAGCAGGAACTCCGCGAGGCCGTCGCCGCCGAACCGCACCGGCGGGTAGGCATCGGCGCGCACGAGCGAGCCGGCCGCGCCACCGTCGAACAGGGACCCGACGGGCACGTCCAACACGTCGCACCACCGCACCAGGACCGCCATCGACGGTGCTGCGAGGCCCCGTTCGACCTTCGACAGGTAGCCCTTGGTGACGCCGGTACGCTCAGCGACCTCCGCGAGCGTGAGGCGACGGGCGCGGCGGGCGGCCTTCAGCGCCGCGCCCACCTGATCCGGCACGGGGAGGACGTCATCCCTCCCCGGAGCAGCTGCATCCAACAGATGTTTCCTTTCAGGAAACTCGAGTTGACAAGTCGGTCGACGTCCCACACTATGTGATCCGGCCCACAGAAGCAGCCCCTGCGAGAGGATCCATCCGTGTCCGACGAAACCCAGAGTCCCTCTCAGCCCCGCGGACCGGTGGACGCGAGCCTCGTCCCCCGCTACTGCGGACCCGAGACCTTCGCCCGCCTGCCCCGCCTCGACGAGGTCGACGGTGCCGCCGTCGCCCTGCTCGGGATCCCCTTCGACTCGGGAGTGAGCTACCGCCCCGGCGCGCGGTTCGGACCGGGCCACATCCGGGCGTCGTCGAAGCTGCTGCGCCCCTACAACCCCGCGCTGGACGTGTCGCCGTTCGCCGTGCACCAGGTGGCCGACGCCGGCGACCTGCCGGTGAATCCGTTCAACATCGAGGAGGCCCTCGGCACCGTGCAGGCCGAGATCGCGCGGCTGCGGTCCGCCGGATCGAAGGTGCTCACCCTGGGCGGCGACCACACCCTCGCCCTGCCGATCCTGCGGGCCGTCGCCGCCGACCGCGGACCGGTCGCGGTGCTGCACTTCGACGCGCACCTCGACACCTGGGACACCTACTTCGGCGCCCCGTACACGCACGGCACCCCGTTCCGGCGCGCCAGCGAGGAGGGTCTGATCGACCTCGAGCGCTCCATGCACATCGGCATCCGCGGCCCGCTCTACGGCGAGCAGGACCTCACCGCCGACGGCGTGCTCGGCTTCCAGGTGGTGCGCTCCGACGACTACGAGAACGACGGACTGGACTGCGTGATCGAGCGCATGCGCCGGCGCCTCGCTGGGCCCGACGGTGCCGGCGGCCCCGTCTACGTCTCCGTCGACATCGACGTGCTCGACCCCGCGCACGCGCCCGGCACCGGCACTCCCGAGGCGGGCGGGATGACGAGCCGCGAGCTGCTCAACACGCTCCGTGCGCTCGTCGGCACCGACGTCGTGGGCGCCGACGTGGTCGAGGTCGCACCGCCCTACGACCACGCCGAACTCACCGGCATCGCGGCGGCCCACGTGGCGTACGAGTTGCTCTCCGTGCTCGCGGTGAACGCCCGGTGACCCCGTTCACGGCGGGCCTGCTCGCCCGCAAGCCCGTCGACCGCATCCTGCGCGACAGCGCCGCCGAACACGAGGGCCCGCAGCTCAAGCGGTCGATGGGCCTCGGTCACCTGACGGCGCTGTCGATCGGCGCGTCGCTGGGCACCGGCATCTTCGTGATCCTCGGTGAGGCGACGCCGGACGCCGGCCCCGCGGTGATCGTCGCCTTCATCCTCGCCGCGGTGACGGCGCTGTTCTCCGCGCTCTCCTACGCCGAGATGGCGGGCACCATCCCCGTCTCGGGCAGTTCCTACTCGTACGCCTACGCGACGATCGGCGAGCTGTTCGCGTGGGTCTGCGGCTGGTGCCTGCTCCTCGAATACGGCGTCTCCGTCGCCGCCGTCGCGGTCGGCTGGGGCCAGTACATCAACGAGCTCCTCCACACCGTCTTCGGGGTCCAGCTGCCGACGGCCCTCGCCGCCCCGCCCGGCGACGGCGGCGTCGTGAACGTTCCGGCCATGGTGATCGTCGCGCTCGCCTGCCTCGTGCTGGTGGGCGGCGCCACCGAGAGCGCCCGGCTCAACACGGCGATGGTGGTTCTCAAGGTGTGCGTGCTGGTGTTCTTCTGCGCCATCGCGTTCACCGCCTTCGACGCCGGGAACCTGCAGCCGTTCATGCCCTTCGGCGTCGGTGGGGTCACCGCCGCGGCGGCGATGGTCTTCTTCTCCTACATCGGTTTCGACGCCGCCTCCACCGCCGGCAACGAGGCGAAGAACCCCACGCGCGACCTGCCGCGGGCGATCATCCTCTCCCTCGGCATCATCACCCTGCTGTACTGCCTCGTCGCGCTCGCCGCGGTCGGCGCGATGCCCTGGCAGGAGTTCGGCGGCACCGAGGCCTCCCTCGCGAAGATCCTCACCGACGTCACACAGAGCACCTGGCCGTCCGTGGTCCTGTCCATCGGCGCGGTGATCGCGATCGCCAGCGTCGTGCTGGCGGTGCTGTACGGCCAGACCCGCATCCTGTACACGATGGGCAGCGACGGCCTCGTCCCGCCGGTCTTCGCGAAGGTCAACCCGCGCACCTTCGTGCCGGTGCGCAACATCCTCATCGTCGGCACCCTGGTCGCGCTGCTCGCGGGCCTGGTGCCGCTCGGCGAGCTCGCGAACGCGACGTCCATCGGGTCGCTGTTCGCGTTCGCGCTGGTCAACATCGGCGTGATCGTGCTCCGCTACACCCGGCCCGACCTGCCCCGCACCTTCAGGACTCCGCTGTTCCCGCTCGTCCCCGTCCTCGGCGTCCTGTTCTGCGTGCTCCTCATGTTCCAGATGAAGGCGCCCACGTGGATCGCGTTCGGCCTGTGGACCGTGGTCGGCCTGGCCGTGTACTTCGCCTACGGGTACCGGAACTCGCGGCTGCGGGACGGCGTCGCGAAGGCCTCGCGATGACGCTCACCGT from Tsukamurella paurometabola includes the following:
- the speB gene encoding agmatinase, whose product is MSDETQSPSQPRGPVDASLVPRYCGPETFARLPRLDEVDGAAVALLGIPFDSGVSYRPGARFGPGHIRASSKLLRPYNPALDVSPFAVHQVADAGDLPVNPFNIEEALGTVQAEIARLRSAGSKVLTLGGDHTLALPILRAVAADRGPVAVLHFDAHLDTWDTYFGAPYTHGTPFRRASEEGLIDLERSMHIGIRGPLYGEQDLTADGVLGFQVVRSDDYENDGLDCVIERMRRRLAGPDGAGGPVYVSVDIDVLDPAHAPGTGTPEAGGMTSRELLNTLRALVGTDVVGADVVEVAPPYDHAELTGIAAAHVAYELLSVLAVNAR
- a CDS encoding MFS transporter is translated as MHPARRRTVALLALSVAFGLIQFDATVVNIVLASMSRDLGGGLGLAQWAVDGYAIPFAALMLVAGPAADRYGRRRVCVLGFVLFALATAACGLAPGWAVLIGARIVQGIAAAMILPSSLAMIGELYPGPAERARALGIWGGIASAGFAAGPPVGGLLATSSGWRAVFWVGAPIAIVAGITVARSVPDSPRHVRPLDVRGATLGAATLAFGTAALIELGQGRAALALALAAAATGTARVFTLTQRSARSPLIPRGVLARGPFRGAALTGLVFNFALYGALLVVGLALQDVHGLTALQTGAAILPMTIVVALGSTTSGFVTARTGPRAPMVAGFASAGAGALVVAAGAAHPAAIVTGMGLIGLASLAMPAMTSVALAAAPPQHAGLAVAVLNCARQAGGALGIAAFGALYNAAGRSSAAVSLTFTVVAAILVVGVATSIGATVPDREEATCDVG
- a CDS encoding FAD-binding protein gives rise to the protein MALDWDATADVVVVGYGGAGAAAALAARESGADVLAIDRYLGGGATNLSGGIVYAGGGTRIQRAAGIDDDAENMFSYLRLEVGEAVSEETLRRFCEQSPAMIDWLMGHGVPFDPSLCPFKTSYPTDDYYLYFSGSENSGGFRDAATPRPRGHRAHGPGVSGKKLYGPLAASAAAHGVRVRTGTRVTGLVVESGRVVGVEAVTIEDAPSAVRRRFAVLTRISAKPGVYHQGLRATMQRLLARVERRHGRPVRIRARSGVVLSTGGFIANGAMVREHAPGYPWSEGLPLGTAGDDGSGITLGRSVGGATDRMDSLSNWRFIAPPSAYLGALAVDADGRRMVDESRYGAALGASIAQAPGHRAWLLVDAELAARAREQMRGQTVWFQRLQLERLLRIGSVSAPTVEEAARRAGIDPAGLRRTVDAHNDAIAEGRPDPLGKPDDLRRPALRAPFTLLDISFSDRMTYPMPMLTLGGLVVDEKTGAVRTAAGEPVGGLFAAGRTAVGICSNSYVSGLSLADCIFSGRRAGTHAAVAASGARDGSPQAP
- a CDS encoding ArsR/SmtB family transcription factor, yielding MSGDADLAGVGELFADRTRSRILLSLVGGRELAAGVLADEAGVSRPTASGHLRKLVDGGLLAVRAEGRHRWYRIAGPEVADLVERLAALAPPQPVSSLKATTRAERLRTARTCYDHFAGRLGVALMGSLLDHGRLSGGDGLFHADGADRPASAGRDLDYRLTDDGRAFLTDLGVALPDSGTRPAVRYCIDWTETRHHLAGGAGRALCDRFFAAGWAERLPVYRAVRVTGAGERVLARRFGIDWPA
- a CDS encoding crotonase/enoyl-CoA hydratase family protein, with the protein product MTEPLLIERDGPVVTWTLNDPAARNPVSDEAMIEAIENAVDAVNRDDEVRVAILTGAGSAFSSGGNVKHMRDKEGMFGGTAAQQRQGYRHGIQRIPRALYHCEVPTVAAVNGPAIGAGCDLAMMCDLRVASTRAVFAESFVKVGLIPGDGGAWLLPRIVGMARATEMALTGEPVDAATALDWGMVSSVVEPDELLTAARALAARVAANPPQALRMTKRLLREGQHQSLDALLELSAAMQTIAHSTADHHEAVAAMLDKRPPRFTGH
- a CDS encoding amino acid permease, producing the protein MTPFTAGLLARKPVDRILRDSAAEHEGPQLKRSMGLGHLTALSIGASLGTGIFVILGEATPDAGPAVIVAFILAAVTALFSALSYAEMAGTIPVSGSSYSYAYATIGELFAWVCGWCLLLEYGVSVAAVAVGWGQYINELLHTVFGVQLPTALAAPPGDGGVVNVPAMVIVALACLVLVGGATESARLNTAMVVLKVCVLVFFCAIAFTAFDAGNLQPFMPFGVGGVTAAAAMVFFSYIGFDAASTAGNEAKNPTRDLPRAIILSLGIITLLYCLVALAAVGAMPWQEFGGTEASLAKILTDVTQSTWPSVVLSIGAVIAIASVVLAVLYGQTRILYTMGSDGLVPPVFAKVNPRTFVPVRNILIVGTLVALLAGLVPLGELANATSIGSLFAFALVNIGVIVLRYTRPDLPRTFRTPLFPLVPVLGVLFCVLLMFQMKAPTWIAFGLWTVVGLAVYFAYGYRNSRLRDGVAKASR
- a CDS encoding helix-turn-helix domain-containing protein, encoding MPDQVGAALKAARRARRLTLAEVAERTGVTKGYLSKVERGLAAPSMAVLVRWCDVLDVPVGSLFDGGAAGSLVRADAYPPVRFGGDGLAEFLLTPSGERRVQVLLSEIAPGGGSGDEAYSLPAEVSFVLVQGGTLRLAFPPEPGVELGVGDAMTFDPGRPHVFAAGPDGARVLWVMAPALPAGERR
- a CDS encoding helix-turn-helix domain-containing protein, with product MRNVPVAALEDLPRDVLAVGTDYPDGFEQAPHRHRRAQFLYAATGVMEVDTDDGAWTVPTDRAVLIPPGVTHGVRYSGVSTRSLYIEPAAAPWWPARCTVVDVTPLLRELLLAAVDMRPEYDAAGRDGAVAALLLHEIAALAPLPLHVPFPADPELLALCREYLAAPDVAVDNRVWAARCGRSERAFTARFRAATGSSPASWRRRARLLAALPMLRTATVTETAERLGYATPAAFTAAFTAEFGTPPSRVRPTPRGHRVSP
- a CDS encoding sulfite exporter TauE/SafE family protein, producing MSALILVLVGVASGVTTALFGFGGGFVAVPVLVWADAALGADAPRVAVATSSVLMVVAAAVATASTPWSVLAGLRGSGRLLGLLALGGALGAVAARHVPGDVIAVGFVTYLVATIVSVTARPGFLHAGTDGAPPFRPGTGLPIGAVAALLGVGGSVVTVPLMRRAGHRMAVATALANPLTLAVALPATVVFLLLSGGRPGGAGAGFVGAVDIRAAAGLLAGSLPVIVVLRRRGPHVSDRAHARWYVGLLVVVTVAMTAALLR